AATTTGAATCCCAATCTGGTTTGTTTACTTGGCTTTATCGAATTGCCACCAACGAGTCTCTTTCGTTTTTAGAAAAAAAGAAGAAAAGGTTCTTTTTTTCTATCGATGATCATCAAGAAAAATTAGGCTCCTATTTGGACTATTCCTCTCAATTAAATGGGGATCAAATACAACTCAAACTCCAAAAAGCACTGCTTCGACTTCCTGAGAAGCAAAAATTAGTGTTTTTGCTTCGATATCAAGACGAATTGAGCTATGAGCAAATCTCTGAAATTACGCAAACCAGTGTTGGTGCTTTAAAAGCGAGTTACCATCATGCCGCTAAAAAAATTGAACAATTTATCGAAGAAGACTAAACCAATCCTTTTCAATTAAGTCTAAAAATCAATGGAAAAGTTACCCAAAATCAAAGATTTCAAAGCCCCTCAGAATTACTTCGAGGAGTTGCCGGATCAGATTATTTCCCGATCCCAAACTGGAATTTGGCGAACTCTTATCCCCTATGCCTCTGCTGCTGTTGTAATCATTTGCTTTGGAATTTGGTTTTTAAATCCGTTTACTCCTTCCTCCCAAAATGAGGAATTAATCGCCTTAGACGAAGAGGTATTATTATACATTGAAAGTAATCAGTGGTCTGCTGAAGACGTCTTAAGTTTAAGTGATGATCCCAATGCTATTTTGGATGAAATCATCCAAGAAGAATTGGACCCCTTACTCATTGAGGAGACCGAAGACACCTATACCTTTTGAAAATGATGAAAAAAACACATAGTCTAATCCTGATTTTGTTTCTTTTTGCGACTCAAGTCAGTTTTGCTCAAAGACCAGAACAACGAATCGATCCTGAGCGATTGCAAGCTGCCCGAATAGCTTTTATCACTTCTCGGATCCAACTCAAGCCTGAACAAGCTGAAAAATTCTGGCCCATATTTAATCAGTTTCAAGAAAAACGAGAAACTGCCATGAAACAGCTCGGTGAACTCAATAGAGGGGTTTCGGATGTTTCTGAAGAGGAAGCAAAATCTCGGATTCAACGTAAATTCCAACTTCAGGAAAAGTTGATTTCAGACGAAAAGGTATTTGTCACCGAGGTATCAAAAGTATTATCCCAAAAACAAATTCTTACCCTTCATGCAATTGGAAGGGACTTTACAAGGCATATTTACCAGCGCCAACGAGGTGAAGGAAACGACTAAAAAAGGCCCGAAATTCGATTTCGGGCCTTTTTTTATTTCTTCAACAAATCTCTGATTTCTTCCAAAAGCTTCTCTGAAGGAGTTGGGCCTGGAGGTGGAGGC
Above is a window of Algoriphagus sanaruensis DNA encoding:
- a CDS encoding RNA polymerase sigma factor codes for the protein MKEIDRQILQLIQNPQTKEAGFRKLIETYQRHVYQLIRRMVLIHEDANDLTQDTFIKAFRHIHKFESQSGLFTWLYRIATNESLSFLEKKKKRFFFSIDDHQEKLGSYLDYSSQLNGDQIQLKLQKALLRLPEKQKLVFLLRYQDELSYEQISEITQTSVGALKASYHHAAKKIEQFIEED